DNA from Rhinatrema bivittatum chromosome 16, aRhiBiv1.1, whole genome shotgun sequence:
acagaagaaatggttaattAAATTGGacctacagaaagaaaaattagaTATCAAAACTTCTACAGGAACAGCTTCAAGAGAGCCAGCTATCCAGGTAGCAGCAACAAGCAAGGCAGATATTTTCTTATTCATCATGAGCACATAATGCAAGGGGTGACAGATGGCCACATAGCGGTCATAGGCCATGACAGTGAGAAGTAAGATTTCTGTACACAAGAACAACATAAAACAGTAGAGCTGTGTCAtacataaagaaaaggaaatacaaGCTTTTCCTGTAAAGAGATTGTTCAGTAACGTCGAGAGGGTGACTGAAGTGTTACAAATATCTATGAGGGACAAGttgctgaggaagaagtacatgggtgtGTGGAGATGATGGTTTGTCCACATTAAGGTTAAGAAGCCAAGGTTTCCAAGCATAGACATAAGGAAGGCCAGTAAAACCATTACTGAAATAAGGAATTGTTGGTGCAAATTTTCTGAGAATAACAGAAGAATGAATTCTGTGGTCAAAGTCGCATTTTCCATCTTTATGGTTTCATTCATCTTAGTCTGTTTGGATATTGCAGAATAGAGAAATAATCACtgaaatgaaatattaaaaaagtATATTTTATAGTATACCAGTTGTCCCATACATGCATTCAGCTAATATAGGGGCCTATATAACTAATCAAATGAGGTGGATTAGAAACTAAGGGCAAAAGGATTAGCATTCAAAACACAATTATTTTCACAGAGGAAGAGGAATATCTATAAAGTCAAGTGACAAAAGTTTGGGGAAAGTAGTCAGGCAGGTAAAGGAACATTTAACATAAGAATGTAGCAAGAACAGTAGGACAGGCAGGGTTTTCCGACCCTCTCCAGCCACAGCAACATAGGGGCCACTGgtagaagaagcagcagcaggatgggTTGTGACTCCCTGGCCCTACCATTAGGTGCCTGAGACTGATTACCAGGGAAACCAATTCCAGTCCCCACCAGGCAAAGATAAAGCAGATCTGGCAGCCATGGTGAGGGCTACAGAAGCCTGAGGTCTGAGGGAAATAAGTGCATGTGGAGGAGCTGTGAGGAAGAGGAGAAATGCTGGTGTGAGAGTGGCAGGGAGAAGTTATTAGAGATAaagggttgggaggagggggaaaggaagagagctGGGGCATAAGGATTAAATCATGGGACAGGTGGGAAGTGAAAGGGTAGCTTAGCTGTAGAAGGTAAAAGGTAGGAGGGTTGATGGAGAAAGTGTGAGCAAAGGGAAGAAAAGTTacaagagagggaggagagaagctACTAGAttgagggggggagagagcattaGGGAATGGAGTGGGTATGGTGAAAGAGTGTGGAGGGGAAATAATGCATAAAACACACCCACACTGGTATCTCACAGACCtatacacacccatacacacattagggatgtgaatcgttttttgattatttaaaaaaatcgtcagatattttttaaatcgtcaaaaatcgttagagtcgcgatacaatacaaatttccccgatttatcgtcaaaaatcgttaaatcgggcacgggaattatttggggggagtgcgggaaaaccggcacaccaaaacaacccctaaacccacccgaccctttaaaaccaatcccttaccctcccccaccctcccaaatccccccaaaatgttaaattacctggtggtccagtgggggagtcccggcgtgatctcctgctctcgggccatcggcgccattttggctgccactaatataaatggcgccgatggcccgataaaaaaacaacccacccgaccctttaaaccgacccccttagcctcccccaccctcccgacgcccccccaaaaccttttaaaattacctggtggtccagggggggcacggggagcgatctcctgctctcgggccattggctgccactcataaagacggcgccaatggccctttgcccttaccatgtgacagggtatccgtgccattggccggcccctgtcacatggtaggagcactggatggccgtatTGCCAgaattgaaaatggcgccggcgctacctttgccctcactatgtcataggggccgacgatCGGCCGaaggtcggcccctgtgacatagtgagggcaaaggtagcgccggcgccattttgaatactggcaatacggcccgagtgcaggaggtcgctcccagacccccgctggacttttggcaagtcttgtgggtgtcaggaggggtcaggaggccccccaagctggccaaaagtcccctaacacacatccacccatccaACAATATATCTCATCCAAAAATATTACTTTAAAAACAGATCTTTCCCATTCTCCCTTCCctttttccacaccttcctgacaTCAACATCCTGCCACCTCTCATAGAAACTGCAAAATTTGCGCTTGGAGCAACTGTAACCTATCCATGTCTGCTATTAGGATCTGCTTTCATAAAACCGACATAGAGAATGACAGTGACATTGTCTCCATCATTTCATGTTGCTTTTAAGCCAAATGTGGAACAAACTGCACACACTTTTGTATTTTTATCTACCATTTTGGGCACAATATTTCTGAATAGCACCTACTATGcaaaaagggctagattttaaagaAATACGTGCGTGCATACAtggacgcgtgattttataacatatgtgcggcGGCGCATCtgggccttccccaattccctcccaggctcTCAATttgggagcagactgggagggaactttcctaccccctaacctaacctcacttccccttctccttcccctctcctccccaccctatAAACcccattttaatgttttttaccttttgttttgcaagttacttcagggcccgacctgaagtaacttgcacgcaccagcCGCCGGGACAGtgaggaatggcgctgtcccaggcTGCCCCGCTctgccccccagccccccccccccccccttcacagaggcctggctcttgtgcatgtaatggggttacgcacgtggctgggatTCTTCTAAAATCACGCAGCGTGCACAAGGCCCGACCATGcatataacccccattttttacgcaCAGGAAGTATTTAAAATCAGGCCTAAAGTGCATACGATTTTTCGaaacctgcaaaaaagaaaaaaaaaggaatgaaaaaaacCTAACTGACAAAGAATTTGgacccaaaatgaaatgaaactggTTTTTTTGCCTCCACATCCCTACATGTCAAGGAGTCCAAAACCAGTTTTTTTAAGAATCTATAACAATTCAAGACTTGTTCATTTATCTTATCTATTCCCTCTTTCATTCTTTGTCCCTCTTCCTTATATGTTTCTAAAagcagttttatattttttttaatgtatgttgtGCTGTTTTCTGTTTGGACATCTGCTGGTCTAGTTGCCCTCCTTTACTTCCCTTATGATATCTTGAACACCTAAACCAGGGCTAGAAATCCCCCATGCATTCCTTGAATAACAtcaggaaagagaaaaaataaacattGCAACATAAGTGAAAATTCATATTGAAAAGCTTGTTCCATGCATGCATCAACTTCTATTTCATGCAACACACTCAGTCAGCTGACCTTCAAAACTTCTGCAGAAGGAGTTGACTACAAATATTTTATTCAGTGCAATGTTCATGGACCACGCTGACTCTGTAATGATGACTTGGAGGAAATGCTTATCTACACAGAAACTAATTCCTTAAAtaacgtccggccgggcgctcaaggtagCAGCCATGGACGTTTGGAAGGCAGCTTTGCCGTCTGTTTCCAGGCACCATGCTCGGAGGCTCCAACCTTCACAGACACCTGGACATCCTTGCTTGTCCATACTCGGAGGCTACGACCTTGGAtgtccagctgggcgctcaaggcagcggccatggacgtttgGAAGGCAGCGTTCCGTCTCTTTCCGGGCGTCCATGCTCAGAGACCCTGACCTTCACAGACACCCAGACGTCCTTGCACATCCTTAAGTGCCTGGACATGGAAGGTTGGGGGTTGCCTCTGATCAAGGACatccggatgctcagggcagtggccccggtgtccatgcaggatctgtagaaaagaaccatccacttacctactgaaatgacatttgaaatgacaggtatggcgccagcgcaccctggatactgtataggcgctgtataccgctctatacagtaaaatggattgcaaatgcctaccgcttcataggcgTGCTTTTGACGCTCCTTTGCCGCTGCTTGGATTTgcatctcatttgaatactgaatcgagcggcttgcgAACTAAAATGTGCGCGCATCAAACGCGCGGGCGCCCGGCtctgccgcacttttttttacgcgtcagtactgtatcggcctgtatatctCTTCACTATTTTCCTCTAACTACTCAAACACTCCCTCTTCTCTGAATCCTCTCCCATTGGATTCTGATACCTGCTCCCACTTGCATTTTTTTTGTCTGTCCTCATGACTACTGTAAAAGTCTTGTTTTCTCTAAGTCCAGTGGCTCTAAAACTCTGATGCTTGCTAAATGTACACTCACCATTGACGCCTTCATGTTACACCTCTGATGTTGCCTCTTCTCCAAATTTCTATAAAAGAAGCAAAGTCCCATGTCCACCTGAAAACTCTAAGCACCTTGTAATTACAAACAagagatgttttatttatttgtttgtattattttaaccACAAACTACGTTACATAAGAGCCAGAGCTCAGACTCTTTAAACCCAAGAGCCAAAGCGCCTCTGCCCTTCATTCCAGTCGATATAACTCCCTGCCTCCATCCCCCTCTCGCATTATACCTCTCCCCCTCTTACTGGCAAGTCTCCCTCCTCAGAGATGTGCCGTCTCACCATCCCTATCCTCCCACACACCAGCCGACCCAAAACAAATACCACCAGCCATTGCCCAAATATCTCCCAAAGATCACTAATACCCATCATGATTACGCCCCTCACACAATTCTTAGGCCTAGCCTCACTAGTCATATCCCTCGTCAACGCCCAATCCATCTGCAAAAAAGCTCCAATTCTTCATGACCTACTTACTGATCCCAGCCCCGACATATGTGCCATTACTGAAAAATGGCTAAAAGACTCTGACCACGtcttcatcaaccaactcccctcTCAGACctatgatatcttctctatcccccgccttaaaaaaaaagggggaggattacTCCTCGCCGCTAAAAAGCACCTCAAACTCAAACTCCACCCTTCTAAACCACCCCACAAACTGGAaattggcctctttaaatctAAGACTATCCAGatctgcctcatctatgcccccccaggcctactTGAACACGACacatcccccctcatagaatataTAACAAACAACATCAAACTTGACTCTGCAGCAATCATtctcggagatttcaacctccatgcagACAGCAACCCTATCACACCTGCCTGTGAAACACTAATGATCACCCTCCAAGCATTAGGCTTCAAGCAACTGATCACCTCTCCCACACATAAGgctggtcacacactggacctcctCTTTGTCAACAAGCACATCACCTCACACAGCACCCCTACCTCcactcccatcccctggtctgatcatttcaTCATTAATGCCCACCTCCACAACAACGCCCCCTCCTCATCCTCTCACTCTCGAGATAAAACTCAGGCCACCAGCAAGACTATTGCCTTCCGCAAGCACTGCTCATCGGAAGACATCTCCCGTGCCTTTGAGAAAGCAAACAAATCCCTGGACCTTTCCAACCCGAACACAGCTTTGCAATCTTGGAATAACATCAATGCCAAGATAGCGGAGGAAGCCTGCCCCAtgatacacaaaaaaataccCTTAGCCAACAcagacaaaaaaccatggtacaccaaaGAACTCAAAACGATCAAACAGGACCTTAGAGCCAAAGAATGCACCTGGCGTAAAaaccccactcccacacacaagtcAGCATATAAACATTCCTTACACCACTACCGTCAAGCCACTAaccaagccaaaaaagacttctacgcaGCCAAAATCCACAATTATCAATTTGATGCAAATGCCCTTTTCACGTTTGTTGCTAATCTCACTGCCCCCCCATGCCCCATCTCCCCAGAAGAAAACGCTAAAGAGAAATGCACAGAAATTGCtaatttcttcaagaataaaattgacaACATTCTCCTTCGCTTCACCACCAAGCCCCCTACCACTTTCCACCTACCTACCAAAACATCCAGAACCAATCTGCAAACGTTCGAACACACATCTACCCTTGAAattgaaaccattctaaaaagaatgaaacctgcttcccattctgctgacaccatcccctctaaGACCCTCCTATCTTCTCCCACATCCATATCCAGACTCCTATCTGACTTGATCAACTGCTCTCTTACATTTGGCaaggtcccagacccactcaaacttgcaatagtcaagcccctcctaaaaaagcccaccttagaccccaaagacccctctAACTACcggcccatatccaacctcccttttgtatctaaaatacttgaaaaggttgtcaatacccagctctctgactacctcgaaaaccacaacattctgcaccccgcacaattcggcttccgtaaaggtcgcaatacggaaaacctccttctggcagtcaccaacaccatacatataggcatggaccaaggaacctCATTCTTACTCGCTATACTagatatctctgctgctttcgacactgtcaaccaccaaatactcctatcccggctatcagaaatcggcatctctggcactgtaCTATCATGGTTTACCTCATATCTCACCCATAGAGAATACCTGGTCAACATTGACAACTCCGAGTCCCCACGCatacccctcctccagggtggtccccaaggatcctccttatcctccaccctctttaacatatatctccttcccctctgctatctactttctaacctctgtctcaatttcttcatgtatgcggatgatgtacagatcctcatccccatgcaaaaaaccctacaagaaactctaaacttctgggaatcctgtcttgcctccattaactctctcttagacagcctccaactcgctcttaacacagcaaaaactgaaatcatcctcATCTCCA
Protein-coding regions in this window:
- the LOC115077702 gene encoding olfactory receptor 1G1-like, whose amino-acid sequence is MNETIKMENATLTTEFILLLFSENLHQQFLISVMVLLAFLMSMLGNLGFLTLMWTNHHLHTPMYFFLSNLSLIDICNTSVTLSTLLNNLFTGKACISFSLCMTQLYCFMLFLCTEILLLTVMAYDRYVAICHPLHYVLMMNKKISALLVAATWIAGSLEAVPVEVLISNFSFCRSNLINHFFCDTNALIKLSCSDLYDFEILIFIDGLIILLFPFVLILISYISIIKAILKIQSTDRRRKAFSTCSSHLIVVSAFYGSLSCMYLRPPSMYSPQLDKLFSLLYTVLIPMLNPIIYSLRNQDVKNALKKFRFGK